Proteins from one Pseudobdellovibrionaceae bacterium genomic window:
- the panC gene encoding pantoate--beta-alanine ligase yields the protein MKRITALQEMRAYRRLFGGESVGFVPTMGALHEGHASLIRRARLENQHVVVSIYVNPTQFNNADDLAKYPRPIEKDLELADEAGADVVWTPEYDELYPDAYRYKVTESEVSKTLEGEFRPGHFDGMLSVVLKLLNGAQPTRAYFGEKDWQQLSLVRGMVEALLVPTEIVPVATLREADGLAMSSRNVRLSDAERKIAPLLHQVLTQVDDPARGTQILTEKGFRVEYIREWDGRRLAAAWLGNVRLIDNVEI from the coding sequence CTTCAAGAAATGCGCGCCTACCGCCGCCTTTTCGGTGGCGAATCCGTGGGTTTCGTCCCCACCATGGGCGCTTTGCACGAGGGCCACGCCTCGCTGATCCGTCGCGCGCGTTTGGAAAACCAGCACGTCGTCGTCAGCATTTATGTGAACCCCACGCAGTTCAATAACGCCGACGATCTGGCGAAATACCCACGTCCCATCGAAAAAGATCTGGAGCTCGCCGATGAAGCCGGCGCCGACGTGGTGTGGACGCCGGAATACGACGAGCTTTATCCCGATGCTTACCGTTACAAGGTCACGGAAAGCGAAGTCTCGAAGACCCTCGAAGGCGAATTCCGCCCGGGACACTTCGACGGCATGCTGAGCGTGGTGCTCAAGCTCCTCAACGGAGCGCAGCCGACCCGCGCCTACTTCGGGGAAAAGGACTGGCAGCAGCTTTCCCTCGTGCGCGGTATGGTCGAAGCGCTCTTGGTTCCCACCGAGATCGTCCCCGTCGCGACCTTGCGCGAAGCCGACGGCCTGGCGATGAGTTCGCGCAACGTGCGGCTGAGCGATGCGGAACGCAAAATCGCGCCGCTCCTCCACCAGGTTTTGACCCAAGTGGACGACCCTGCGCGCGGCACGCAGATTCTCACCGAAAAAGGTTTTCGCGTGGAGTACATCCGCGAATGGGACGGACGCAGACTGGCCGCCGCATGGCTCGGCAACGTGAGGTTGATCGACAATGTCGAAATCTAA